Proteins found in one Melospiza georgiana isolate bMelGeo1 chromosome 1, bMelGeo1.pri, whole genome shotgun sequence genomic segment:
- the OTULIN gene encoding ubiquitin thioesterase otulin isoform X1, whose protein sequence is MSGERRRPGRAPRPPLGLGTAAAAGARRDVPASRCRAGRSAAESQDNLQGWVTEPTGLSAGAEEKIESVPTQLMKHKNEVGVASEELGSANAPADQTEQTTSEIHRQDYVYRSSGRPEKTDMIKSLVMDQDASRNCELYLPWSGNRSAVESFEESEEDMYRDEEEIEREKILLSETNSSEYKLSVSPEMDIMEYCMKEWRGNTPAAKRMRKGYEAVAQKFASIRRIRGDNYCAFRATLFQILSQATQLPRWLQSEDFTMLPENLLSKYDWIKQWQLRQKPGKRMGEIRDEIKEYLILLRQKWKNISEIKGPLEKQEACDKLFKNEEEEYSLYEALKFLMLNTAIELYNADKSGKRVPVFSWLLFARDTSSNPCQLMQNHLNHIGHSGGLEQVEMFLLAYALQYTIQVYRLYKHSTDEFITLYPNDPEEDWPVVTLITEDDRHYNIPVRMCQETML, encoded by the exons ATGAGCGgcgagcggcggcggccgggccgaGCCCCGCGCCCTCCCCTCGGGCTGGGCACGGCGGCGGCCGCCGGGGCTCGGCGGGACGTGCCGGCTTCGCGGTGCCGGGCGGGACGGAGCGCGGCGGAAAG CCAGGATAATCTTCAAGGATGGGTGACAGAACCAACTGGCCTTTCTGCAGGTGCCGAAGAGAAAATAGAGAGTGTTCCCACACAGCTGATGAAGCATAAAAATGAGGTTGGTGTTGCTTCTGAGGAACTTGGCTCAGCAAATGCACCTGCAGACCAGACAGAGCAAACTACGTCAGAAATACACAGACAAGACTATGTATACAGAAGTAGTGGGAGACCTGAGAAGACAGATATGATTAAATCTCTTGTGATGGATCAGGATGCATCCAGAAACTGTGAGCTTTATCTGCCTTGGTCTGGTAATCGTTCAGCAGTGGAGTCATTTGAGGAGAG TGAGGAGGACATGTACCGTGATGAAGAAGAAATAGAGAGAGAGAAGATACTACTTAGTGAAACAAACTCATCAG AATATAAATTAAGTGTTTCACCTGAAATGGACATCATGGAGTATTGCATGAAGGAATGGAGAGGAAATACACCAGCAGCAAAAAGGATGAGAAAG GGATATGAAGCAGTTGCCCAGAAGTTTGCATCTATAAGGAGAATACGAGGTGACAACTATTGTGCTTTCAGAGCAACTCTTTTCCAGATATTAAGCCAAGCTACCCAGTTACCAAGGTGGCTGCAGAGTGAGGATTTTACTATG CTTCCTGAAAACTTGCTGAGCAAGTATGACTGGATCAAGCAGTGGCAGCTCAGACAGAAACCTGGCAAGAGGATGGGAGAAATAAGGGATGAAATAAAAGAGTATTTAATACTTCTAAGGCAAAAG tggaaGAATATAAGTGAAATAAAGGGTCCTCTTGAGAAACAAGAAGCTTGTGATAAATTGTTTAAGAATGAAGAGGAGGAGTACAGTCTTTATGAAGCGCTGAAATTTTTGATGCTTAACACTGCCATTGAATTATACAATGCTGATAAAAGTGGAAAGAGAGTGCCTGTCTTCTCCTGGCTCCTGTTTGCACGGGATACATCCAGCAACCCTTGTCAGTTAATGCAGAATCACTTGAATCATATTGGTCACAGCGGAGGCCTTGAACAA GTGGAGATGTTTCTCCTTGCTTATGCCCTGCAGTACACCATCCAAGTGTACCGCCTCTATAAGCACAGCACTGATGAGTTCATCACACTTTACCCCAATGACCCGGAGGAGGACTGGCCTGTGGTGACTCTCATAACAGAAGATGACAGACACTATAATATTCCAGTCAGAATGTGCCAAGAGACAATGCTGTGA
- the OTULIN gene encoding ubiquitin thioesterase otulin isoform X2 produces the protein MKHKNEVGVASEELGSANAPADQTEQTTSEIHRQDYVYRSSGRPEKTDMIKSLVMDQDASRNCELYLPWSGNRSAVESFEESEEDMYRDEEEIEREKILLSETNSSEYKLSVSPEMDIMEYCMKEWRGNTPAAKRMRKGYEAVAQKFASIRRIRGDNYCAFRATLFQILSQATQLPRWLQSEDFTMLPENLLSKYDWIKQWQLRQKPGKRMGEIRDEIKEYLILLRQKWKNISEIKGPLEKQEACDKLFKNEEEEYSLYEALKFLMLNTAIELYNADKSGKRVPVFSWLLFARDTSSNPCQLMQNHLNHIGHSGGLEQVEMFLLAYALQYTIQVYRLYKHSTDEFITLYPNDPEEDWPVVTLITEDDRHYNIPVRMCQETML, from the exons ATGAAGCATAAAAATGAGGTTGGTGTTGCTTCTGAGGAACTTGGCTCAGCAAATGCACCTGCAGACCAGACAGAGCAAACTACGTCAGAAATACACAGACAAGACTATGTATACAGAAGTAGTGGGAGACCTGAGAAGACAGATATGATTAAATCTCTTGTGATGGATCAGGATGCATCCAGAAACTGTGAGCTTTATCTGCCTTGGTCTGGTAATCGTTCAGCAGTGGAGTCATTTGAGGAGAG TGAGGAGGACATGTACCGTGATGAAGAAGAAATAGAGAGAGAGAAGATACTACTTAGTGAAACAAACTCATCAG AATATAAATTAAGTGTTTCACCTGAAATGGACATCATGGAGTATTGCATGAAGGAATGGAGAGGAAATACACCAGCAGCAAAAAGGATGAGAAAG GGATATGAAGCAGTTGCCCAGAAGTTTGCATCTATAAGGAGAATACGAGGTGACAACTATTGTGCTTTCAGAGCAACTCTTTTCCAGATATTAAGCCAAGCTACCCAGTTACCAAGGTGGCTGCAGAGTGAGGATTTTACTATG CTTCCTGAAAACTTGCTGAGCAAGTATGACTGGATCAAGCAGTGGCAGCTCAGACAGAAACCTGGCAAGAGGATGGGAGAAATAAGGGATGAAATAAAAGAGTATTTAATACTTCTAAGGCAAAAG tggaaGAATATAAGTGAAATAAAGGGTCCTCTTGAGAAACAAGAAGCTTGTGATAAATTGTTTAAGAATGAAGAGGAGGAGTACAGTCTTTATGAAGCGCTGAAATTTTTGATGCTTAACACTGCCATTGAATTATACAATGCTGATAAAAGTGGAAAGAGAGTGCCTGTCTTCTCCTGGCTCCTGTTTGCACGGGATACATCCAGCAACCCTTGTCAGTTAATGCAGAATCACTTGAATCATATTGGTCACAGCGGAGGCCTTGAACAA GTGGAGATGTTTCTCCTTGCTTATGCCCTGCAGTACACCATCCAAGTGTACCGCCTCTATAAGCACAGCACTGATGAGTTCATCACACTTTACCCCAATGACCCGGAGGAGGACTGGCCTGTGGTGACTCTCATAACAGAAGATGACAGACACTATAATATTCCAGTCAGAATGTGCCAAGAGACAATGCTGTGA